The genome window TTCATGTAGTAATGATATCGTGTGAATTTATCATATAGAAATTCACTTTATATTTAATAGGAAAAAGCGAATCTAGGGGTTTTATGAAGATATTCATCAGCGGGGATACAAAATAGCACAAAATTATTGCCTTTTTTCCGAAGAATCATTTACCTTTCTCAGTGTGGGAGAGGTGATGCAAACTGATTTGTGTAGGCGAAATCTATACCGATTTGTTCATGACGCTTAATTTAATATTTATTACAAACACATGGGAAAAAAGAGTTTATGAAAGTAGTCATTCTTTGTGGAGGTAAGGGAACCCGTCTCAGGGAGGAAACCGAGTTCCGTCCTAAACCAATGGTTCCGGTCGGGAGATTCCCCATGGTGTGGCACATCATGAAATATTATGCTTCCTTTGGACATAAGGAGTTTATTCTCTGTCTGGGTTATAAAGGTGAAATGATTAAGGAGTATTTCCGGAATTATCTCTGGAATACCTGCGATGTCACTTTGTCTCTTGGTAAAGAGTCTGCTATTCAATACCACGATAACCATAATGAAGAAGATTGGACTGTGACCCTTGCTGATACCGGAGAAGAAGCAATGACAGGTTATCGTGTCAAAAAAATCCAACGATATATACCTGAAGGAGAGAGATTCATGCTTACTTACGGTGATGGGTTATCGAATATTAACCTTAACGCATTGGTAGAATCCCATATTCAATCACGTAAAACATGCACCATTTCCGCCGTTCATCCCACCGGACGTTTTGGTTCTTTGGATATTTTATCTAATGGTATTGTGAAATCTTTCCATGAAAAACCTCACATGGAGTCGTTTTATGTAAATGGAGGTTTCATGGTTTGTAATTATAATATTTTTACATACCTCAAAGAGGATCAGTCTGTGATGCTTGAGAGACAACCAATTGCGGATATGCTAAAAGATACCGAGTTAAACTCCTATTCTCATGAAGGATTTTGGCAGCCCATGGACACTTATCAGGAAGCCCAATATTTGAATAAATTATGGGATGAAAATTCAGCACCCTGGAAAAAATGGTAAGGTTGAGGCACCCGACTTATGTTTGATGGCGCACTGAGGAATAAGAAAGTATTACTGACCGGGCATACGGGATTTAAGGGGGCCTGGATGCTGGCATGGCTACACCATCTGGGTGCACAGGTTTGTGGATATGCCTTGAAGCCGGTGAGGCCTCATGATTTATATGAGGCGATAAATGGAGATGAGTTATGCCGATCAGTGATTGCGGATATCCGTGATATCGAGAGAGTAAAAAAAACGGTCGTTGATTTTGCCCCTGATTTTATTTTTCACATGGCCGCCCAACCTCTTGTGAGGTTGTCTTATGAGCAGCCTTTGGAGACATTTTCGATTAATGCAATGGGGACCGCTCATATTCTTGATGCACTCAGGGACCTGGATAAACCTTGCGTGGCGGTGATGATTACGACTGATAAGGTTTATCATAATTTGGAGAATGGACATTTTTATGATGAGAATGACCGTTTAGGGG of Verrucomicrobiota bacterium contains these proteins:
- the rfbF gene encoding glucose-1-phosphate cytidylyltransferase, giving the protein MKVVILCGGKGTRLREETEFRPKPMVPVGRFPMVWHIMKYYASFGHKEFILCLGYKGEMIKEYFRNYLWNTCDVTLSLGKESAIQYHDNHNEEDWTVTLADTGEEAMTGYRVKKIQRYIPEGERFMLTYGDGLSNINLNALVESHIQSRKTCTISAVHPTGRFGSLDILSNGIVKSFHEKPHMESFYVNGGFMVCNYNIFTYLKEDQSVMLERQPIADMLKDTELNSYSHEGFWQPMDTYQEAQYLNKLWDENSAPWKKW